The sequence CCGTCGTCCGTGCGCTTTTATGAATGGATAAAAACAACAATGGCTAAACAGGACGAACTGGTCTTCCTGCCGCTTGGCGGCGTCGGTGAAATCGGCATGAATCTGGCGCTTTACGGCTACGGTCCGGAAAGCAAGCGCCAATGGATCATGGTGGATTGCGGCGTGACCTTCGCCGGACCCGACCTGCCGGGCGTCGATCTGGTGCTGCCCGATATCAGCTATATCGCCGAGCAGAAGAAAAACCTCAAAGGCATCATCATCACCCACGCCCATGAGGATCACTACGGCGCGCTGAATGACCTGTGGCCGGGTCTCAACGTGCCGGTCTATGCCTCGGGCTTCACCGCCGGCATGCTGGAGGCGAAGCGTGCTTATGAGGGCACGCGCGCCGAAATTCCGGTTACGCCGTTCAAGGCGGGCGACCGCATCAATGTCGGTCCGTTTGAAATCGAGGCTGTCGGCGTCAATCACTCCATCCCGGAGCCGATGTCGCTGGTCATCCGCACACCGCTCGGCAACGTCATCCACACCGGTGACTGGAAAATCGATGAGGCGCCCTCGCTCGGGCCGTTGACGGATGAAGCCCGCTTCCGCGCCATCGGTGAAGAGGGCGTGCTGGCGCTGATGTGCGACAGCACCAATTCGGTGCGCGATGGCGTATCGCCCTCCGAACACGAGGTTTCCGAAGGTCTGCGGCAGATCATCGAAAATGCCGAAGGCCGCGTCGCCGTCACCACCTTCTCCTCCAATGTCGGGCGCATCCGCTCGATTGCCCAGGCGGCGGAGGCGGCGGGCCGCGAGGTTCTGCTGCTGGGCTCGTCACTGAAGCGCGTCGTTCATGTCTCGCAGGATCTCGGTATCATGGAAGGCATCAAGCCATTCCTCGCCGAAGACGAATATGGCTACATCCCGCGCGACAAGGTGGTGCTGATCCTGACGGGTTCGCAGGGCGAACCGCGTGCCGCACTCGCCAAGCTGTCGCGTGACGAGATGCGCAATGTGGCGCTGGCTGCGGGAGACACGGTGGTGTTTTCCTCGCGCGCCATTCCCGGCAACGAAAAGGCCATCATCGATATCAAGAACGGCCTGATCGAGCAGGGCGTCCATATCGTCACAGACAACGAGGCTCTTGTTCACGTTTCCGGCCATCCGCGCCGCAATGAACTGCTGAAAATGTATGAATGGACGAAGCCGCAGATTGTCGTGCCCGTTCATGGCGAGGCGGCGCATCTGGTGGCGCAGAAGGAACTGGCGGAACAGGCCGGCATTTCGCAGGTGCCGAAGGTGCGCAACGGTAATATTCTGCGGCTTGCGCCGGGCCCGGCGGAAGTCATCGATGACGCGCCGCATGGCCGCGTCTTCAAGGATGGCAATCTCATCGGCGACATGGATGAGATGGGCATCAGCAATCGCCGCAAGCTCTCCTTTGCCGGCCACGTCTCCGTCAATGTCGTGCTGGACAGCCGTTACGATTTCCTCGGCGATCCGGATGTCGTGCCTTTCGGCCTGCCTGAATTCGACGATGAGGGCGAGGATATGGAGGACACGCTTTATGACGCCGTTCTCGGCGCCGTTGAGAGCATTCCCCGCGCGCGACGTAAGGATCTGGAACTGCTGCGCGAAGCGGTGCGCCGCGCCGTGCGCGCCGCCGCCAACCAGACATGGGGCAAGAAGCCCATAGTAACGGTTTTTGTCACGAAGGTGTGAGGCAGGGATGCCGATCTTTGAATGATCGCGGCCGGTGGGTGGCACAATGATCGTCGTCCATCATCCTGTGGGTTGAGAACAGGGGCTGCGCCGCAAGGCGCGGCCCTTTTTTAACGCGGCTTTTTACGCATCTTGCAGGGATTTGATTCCGCTTTACGGATGAATGCGTTACAAGCAACGCATTGCGCAGGAGGACGTCATGCCGCTTCTTTCGGTCTTCGCCGTTTATTTCATCGTCTGGTGGACAGTGCTTTTTATCGTACTGCCGATCGGGCTTCGCACCCAGGCGGAAGAGGGCGATGTGGCGCTCGGCACCGTGGCCAGTGCGCCCTCACGGTTTCGGGGCGGGCGCATCGTCCTGTGGACGACACTGATATCGGCGCTGATCTGTGGCGTCTGGTACGGCGGGTCCTGGTGGTTCGGCTTCAGTCTTGATGATCTGCCGAGAATTGTCCCCGTTTACGACTGAAGCATCGGAACTTAATCCCGCTGAGCTTTTGATTTGGGAAGCGTGGCTCCGTTGCGTTTACGACGTATCGAGTGCATTCCGCTCTAAACCGGGATGACTGAAAACAGGGCAGCATTGTCCCGGTCGCCGCAAGGTGCATCGACACTGTCATATGGATGTCATCTCCGTCGTGCACACAGCATAGGCGTCGTGAGCGGCTGATTCACCGTCACAATTGCCGGAATAACGGGCCGGGGCGCTGTTGTGTGTTTGAAGCAAAAAAAAACAAGGCCTTTCAGCCTTGTTTTCCAGGTTTCGCGTGATCTGTAACCGTTGCCGGGGCTGCGAACGAGCGCGCCTAAGATCTGATCCTCCCAAGACTGACCGCGAAAATGACAAGAATTTAAACTTCTTGCCTCTTTTGTAAGCTAAAGCTAGCTCAATCACCCCTGCTTGTCATCTCATTTTTTGCATATTTGTTACAGTCGGCAAAAAATTCCCTGTGGTGCAATTTGTCGCACCGGATCAAGAATAATATTCCGGCCAAAGCGTTTTGACGCGAATTAGCTATCGCGAAAATGCCACGAAATCGCCTTTAAGGCTCTTTTCATGGCGGGTTTTCTTCTTGGCGGGAAACGGCTATATCCGGCGCCAATATCCCTTTATTCGGGGCGATTCCCGCGCTTTTGCGCGCTGTCGCCCATATCAATGGAAGCCGTCATGCGTCTCAGCCGTTATTTCATGCCCATCCTGAAGGAAAACCCCAAGGAAGCCGAGATTGTCTCCCACCGCCTGATGCTGCGTGCGGGCATGATCCGGCAGCAATCGGCGGGCATCTATTCCTGGCTGCCGCTCGGCAAGCGCGTGCTGGACAAGGTGAACCGCATCATCCGCGAGGAGCAGGATCGCTCCGGCGCCATCGAGCTTCTGATGCCGACGCTGCAGACCGCCGAGCTCTGGCAGGAAAGCGGCCGTTATGACGATTACGGCAAGGAGATGCTGCGCATCAAGGACCGTCAGGACCGCCAGATGCTTTACGGTCCCACCAACGAGGAGATGATCACCGACATCTTCCGTTCCTATGTGAAGTCCTACAAGAACCTGCCGCTGAACCTTTATCACATCCAGCTGAAGTTCCGCGACGAGGTGCGTCCGCGCTTTGGCACGATGCGCTCGCGCGAGTTCCTGATGAAGGACGCCTATTCCTTCGACCTGACCAAGGAAGACGCGATCCATTCCTATAACAAGATGTTCGTCGCCTATCTGCGCACCTTCGAGCGCCTTGGTCTGCGCGCCATTCCCATGCGCGCCGATACCGGCCCGATCGGCGGCAACCACAGCCACGAATTCATCATTCTGGCCGATACCGGCGAATCCGAGGTTTTCTGCCACAAGAGCTTCCTCGACCGCGCCATTCCTGCCGAAAATACCGATTTCGACGACGTCGAAGCCCTTCAGGGCGTATTTAACGAGTGGACGGCCGACTACGCCGCCACCTCCGAAATGCATGATGAAGCCGCCTATGATGCCATTCCCGAAGGCGAACGCCTCTCGGCGCGTGGTATCGAAGTCGGTCACATCTTCTATTTCGGCACCAAATATTCCGAGCCGATGGGCGCGAAAGTGCAGGGCAAGGACGGCAAGGAACACCCTGTCCACATGGGTTCCTACGGCATCGGGCCGACACGCCTTGTTCCCGCCATCATTGAAGCATCGCATGACGAGAACGGAATCATCTGGCCGGCCTCGGTCGCGCCTTTTGATGTCGTCATTGTCAACATGAAGGCTGGTGACGAGGCCTGCGATGCGGCTTGCGAAAAGCTGTATTATCAGCTCTCCAACGCCGGCAAGGATGTTCTTTACGACGATACCGACGACCGTGCGGGCCAGAAGTTTGCGACCGCCGATCTGATCGGCGTGCCGCTGCAGATCATCGTCGGTCCGCGTTCGGTCGCGAATGGCGAGGTCGAGGTAAAGGATCGCAAGAGCGGCGAGCGGGAAACCGTCACGATCGAGGCGGCAATGAACAGGGTGCTTGGCTAAGCGCGGACGGGAAGGCGGGAGCGGCTTCACCGGAACCGCTTCGCTTCCAAAGTGCCGATGTCACGGAAATAGGGGCCGGTTTTCGGAAAAGACCGGCCTTGTGGTATGAGATCAGGGAGACGACATGGCAAAAGCCGAGGCTGAAAAGAGTGCGGCTCCTGCTGTCCGGGAAAAAACCGCACGGCCTTTTTCCGCTTTTGAACGTATGGTGGCCTGGCGTTATCTGCGGTCGCGACGCAAGGAAGCCTTCATTTCCGTCATCGCCGGGTTTTCCTTTGTCGGCATCATGCTGGGCGTCGCGACGCTCATCATCGTCATGGCTGTGATGAACGGTTTCCGCACGGAGCTGATCTCGCGCATTCTCGGCATCAACGGCCATATGATCGTGCAGCCGATCGACCAGCCCTTCAACAATTATGATGAGCTGGCAAAGAAGTTCGCCGCCGTTCCGGGTGTCACCATGGCCCTGCCGCTGGTGGAAGGGCAGACGCTCGCTTCCGGCCGTGGCGGCGCGGGCTCCGGCGCGCTGGTGCGCGGCGTGCGCCAGGAGGATATCGACAAGGTCAAGGAAGTCGCCAACAACATCAAGACCGGTGATCTCGTCGGCTTCATGGCGGGTGATGGCGTCCTTGTCGGCTCAAGGCTTGCCGCCCAGCTCGGCGTGACGGCGGGCGATGATATCACCCTCATTTCGCCGGAGGGCGACGTGACGCCGATGGGCGTCAATCCGCGCGTCAAATCCTACAAGATATCGGGCGTCTTCGAGATCGGCATGTCGGAATATGACGCCTCGATGATCTATATGCCGCTGTCCGAGGCCCAGCTCTATTTCAATGCCGACGGCATCGTGCAATCCATTGAGCTTTACGTGAGCCGTCCCGATGATGTCGACGGCATCCGGCCGCTGGTGGAACAGGCAGCCGGAAGGCAGATCTATATCACCGACTGGAGACAGCGGAACCAGACCTTCTTCTCCGCCCTGCAGGTGGAAAGAAACGTGATGTTCATGATCCTCACCCTCATCGTTCTGGTGGCGGCGCTGAACATCATTTCCGGTCTCATCATGCTGGTGAAGGACAAGGGCAGCGACATCGCCATTCTGCGCACCATGGGCGCCAGTTCCGGCGCTGTCATGCGCATCTTCTTCATGACCGGGGCGGCCATCGGCATGGTCGGCACCTTTGCCGGCGTGGCGCTCGGCGTCATTGTCTGCCTTAACGTGGAATCCATCCGGCAGTTCTTCTCCTGGATATCAGGCACGGTGCTGTTCGATCCGCAGCTTTATTTCCTGAGCCAGCTGCCGGCCGAAATGGATATCAGCGAGACCATTACCGTTGTCATCATGGCGCTGACGCTTTCTTTCCTGGCAACGATCTTTCCGGCATGGCGGGCCTCCAGGCTCGATCCGGTGCAGGCCCTGCGTTACGAATAAGGACCGCTTCGCAATATGGCAAAAAAAACAGTGCTGCGGCTTACTGGCGTTGAGAGGACCTATGGTCAGGGCGAGACGTCGCTATCGATCCTGCGCAAGGCCGATTTTGAATTGAGGAGCGGCGAGATGGTGGCGCTTGTCGCCCCTTCCGGCACGGGTAAATCCACGCTCCTGCATCTGGCCGGGTTGCTGGAGCATCCCGATGCAGGCGAGATCTTCATCAATGGTGCGCCCTGTCAGGGGCTGCCGGACGAGACGCGCACCGCGATCCGTCGCAGCGATATCGGCTTTGTCTATCAGTTCCATCACCTCCTGCCGGAATTTTCCGCCGTGGAAAACGTGATGATGCCGCAGCTGATCGCCGGCCTTGCTCCGGCGGAGGCGCACAAGCGCGCCAGCGCGCTGCTCGACTACATGCGTGTCGGCCATCGTGGTGAACACCGTCCGGCCGAACTTTCCGGCGGTGAACAACAGCGTGTGGCCATTGCGCGTGCCGTCGCCAATGCGCCACTGCTGCTGCTTGCGGACGAGCCGACCGGCAACCTCGACCCCGAGACCGCGCATTATGTCTTCGACGCGCTGGAGGCGCTGGTGCGGCAATCCGGCCTTGCGGCACTGATCGCCACCCATAACCACGAACTCGCGGCCCGGATGGACCGACGCGTGACGCTCGCCGACGGCAAGATCGTCGATTTCTGATCGGCCGAACATTCCTCCGAATTGCCGTGCCGCCGCCAGCGCGGATAGCGTGCGCGGCCGGGATTCGCTCCGGTCCTGATCAGTAGGGTCGGCATCAGCTCTTTCATATCTGCATTTTTTGGCAACCCGGAGGTGTTTTTTCCTCCGGGTTTTTTCGCTTTGGAGTCAGGGGTTTGCCGAAAATGTGAACGGAACCGCGGCTGATTCTGCGGCGTTAGCAAGGGGAATATCAGCAAAACCCTGTTGACAATCGAACAAAATGAGAACAAAGTTGGAACATAACGAGTAAGGAGAGACCAATGACTGATTTCATCCGTGACGTTGCCGCTTTCGCCTCCATCGCTGTCTTTGTGGCCAGCTTTTCGGTGATCCTCACCGCCCTGTGAAGGAGATACCGGCGCAGAAGCCTGTATGGCCACCGCAAGGCTGTAGACTTTGAGCGCCGGAAATCGGAAAATCGCCCCCTCGATTCAGAATGACAGGATGACGATATGGGCGATACGGTTGTGCGTGCAGAGATCTCTGACAAAACGCTGAAGACGCCGGGTTTTGTTCATCTGCGGGTTCATTCTGCCTATTCCCTGCTTGAGGGGGCGTTGCCCCTCAAGAAAATCATGTCCAAGGCCGTCGCGGATGGCCAGCCGGCCATCGCCATTACCGATACCAACAACCTCTTCGTCGCGCTGGAGTTTTCCGAAAAAGCGCGCGATGAGGGTCTGCAGCCGATCATCGGCTGCCAGCTGTCGATCGACATGCAGGATGCGGCGGAGGACCGCCGCAGCCACAACAGCCATCTTCAGAAACTTCCCGCCATCGTCCTTCTGGCCGCCGATGCCGAGGGTTATGAGCGGCTGGTGGATCTCGTCAGCCGCGCCTATCTGGAAGGCGAGGGCAGTGGCCATTCCGTGCATATCACCCGCGCATGGCTGGAGGAGGCCTCCAATGCCGGGCTGATCGCGCTCACGGGTGCTACCGGCGGTCCGGTCGATATGGCACTGAAGGAAGGCCATGCCGCGCAGGCGAAAGAGCGGCTGCTGGCACTGAAGTCGCTCTTCGGTGACAGGCTTTACATCGAGTTGCAGCGTCAGTCCGGTTATGACCGCTCCCATGAGCGGCGCCTGATCGGCCTTGCTTATGAACACGATATTCCCCTCGTTGCCACCAACGAGGCGTTTTTCCCTTCCAAGGCCGATTACGAGGCGCACGACGCGCTGATGGCGGTGGCGCATAACGCCATCGTTTCCGATGACAACCGGTTTCGCCTGACGCCGGATCATTACCTCAAAAGCCGCGAGGAGATGACGGCGCTTTTTGCCGACCTGCCCGAGGCGCTGGAAAATACCGTCGAGATTGCGCTGCGCTGCTCCTATGTGCTGAAGAAGCGCGGGCCGATCCTGCCGCGTTTCACCGGCGCCAGCGACGACCCGGAGGCGGCGGAACGCGCCGAAGCCGAGGAGCTTCGCCGGCAGGCGGTGGAGGGGCTGGATCAGCGTCTCGCCGCACTTGGCATGGCGCCGGGTTATACGGAGCAGGAATATCGCGAGAGACTGGATTTCGAACTCGGCGTCATCTCGCGCATGAAATTCCCCGGCTATTTCCTCATCGTTGCCGACTTCATCAAATGGGCCAAGCAGCATGACATTCCGGTTGGCCCGGGCCGTGGTTCGGGTGCCGGCTCGCTCGTCGCTTATGCGCTGACGATCACCGACGTCGATCCGCTGCGTTTCTCGCTGCTGTTCGAACGCTTCCTCAATCCTGAACGCGTATCGATGCCCGACTTCGATATCGACTTCTGCCAGGATCGCCGCGAAGAGGTGATCCGCTACGTGCAGGCCAAATATGGCCGTGAGCAGGTGGCGCAGATCATCACCTTCGGTTCGCTGCAGGCACGTGCGGCCTTGCGCGACGTCGGCCGCGTGCTGGAAATGCCCTATGGGCAGGTGGACAAGATCTGCAAGCTGGTGCCCAACAACCCGGCCAACCCGACGCCGCTGTCAAAAGCGATCGAGGAAGAGCCGCGCCTGCAGGAAGAGGCGGACAAGGAGCCGGTCGTCGCCCGCCTGCTGGATATCGCCCAGAAGATCGAAGGGCTTTACCGCCACGCTTCCACCCATGCCGCCGGTATCGTCATCGGTGACCGGCCGCTCTCCAAGCTGGTGCCGATGTATCGCGATCCGCGATCCGATATGCCGGTCACCCAGTTCAACATGAAGTGGGTCGAAAGCGCCGGTCTCGTCAAATTCGACTTCCTCGGTCTGAAGACGCTGACGGTGCTGAAGGTCGCCGTCGATTTTGTCGCCAAGCGCGGCATCACGGTCGATCTTGCCGCCATTCCGCTGGAAGACGCCAGGACCTACGAGATGCTGTCGCGCGGCGAAACCATCGGCGTGTTCCAGGTGGAAAGTGCCGGCATGCGCAAGGCGCTGATCGGCATGCGCCCCGACTGCATCGAGGACATCATCGCGCTGGTGGCGCTTTATCGTCCCGGCCCGATGGAGAACATCCCGGTCTATAATGCCCGCAAGCATGGCGAGGAGGAGCTGGAATCGATCCATCCGACCATCGACCATCTGCTCAAGGAAACGCAGGGTGTTATCGTCTATCAGGAACAGGTGATGCAGATCGCCCAGGTTCTGTCGGGTTATTCGCTCGGCGAAGCCGATCTTCTGCGCCGCGCCATGGGCAAGAAGATCAAGGAGGAGATGGACAAGCAGCGCGAGCGCTTTGTCGATGGCGCCATCGAGAACGGCGTCTCGAAGCCGCAGGCCAACACCATCTTCGACCTTCTCGCGAAATTCGCCAATTACGGCTTCAACAAGAGCCACGCCGCCGCCTACGCCATCGTGTCCTACCAGACCGCCTATATGAAGGCGCATTATCCGGTGGAGTTCCTGGCGGCCTCCATGACACTCGATATGGCCAACACGGAAAAGCTCAACGATTTCCGTCAGGATGCCGGCCGCCTTGGCATCGAGGTCGTCGCACCTTCGGTGCAGACCTCGTTCCGGCAATTCGAGACGGGCGAGAACCGCATCTATTATTCGCTGGCGGCCATCAAGGGTGTGGGCGAGGGCGCGGTGGAGCACATCGTTCAGGTACGCGACGGCAAGCCGTTCACGAGCCTTGAGGATTTCTGCCTGCGCATCGATCCCAAGCAGATCAACCGGCGTGTGCTGGAAAGCCTCATCAATGCCGGCGCTTTCGATTGCTTCGGCCGTGATCGCGCCGAACTGATCGGTGGGCTGGACCGCATCATCGGTTATGCCCAGATGGCGCAGAACAACCGCACCATCGGCCAGTCGGACATGTTCGGCTCGGGTGGCGGCAATGGCCCGGAGAAGCTGGTCCTTCCCGCCTTCCAGCCCTGGCTCGCCTCGGAAAAACTGCTGCGTGAATATCAGGTGCTCGGTTTTTACCTCACCGCCCATCCGCTCGATACCTATCGTCCCGTGCTGGAAAAACTGCGCGTGCAGAATTTCGCCGATTTTTCCGCCGCGGTGAAACAGGGCGCCACCGCCGGGCGTCTGGCCGGCACCGTCACCGGCAAGCAGGAACGCAAGACCCGCACCGGCAACAAGATGGGTATCGTCACCTTCTCGGACGCATCGGGCCAATACGAAGCGGTGCTGTTTTCCGAAGGGCTCGGCCAGTTTCGCGATCTGCTGGAGGTCGGCAAATCGCTTGTTATCACCGTGCAGGCCGAAGAGCGTCCGGAGGGCATCGGCCTGCGTATCCAGACGGCGCAGTCGCTGGAAGAAAAATCCGTGCAGATGCAGAAGGCGCTGCGCGTTTATGTGCGCGATTCCGGCCCGCTGAAAACCGTTGCCCGCCACCTCAACACCAGGGGCGACGGCTCTGTCTATTTCATCGTCATCAAGGATGAAGGCAGCCGCGAGATCGAGGTGGAATTGACGGAGAAATACCGTATTTCACCCGAGATCGCCGCTGCCCTGCGGTCCGCGCCCGGTGTCGTGGATGTGGAACTGGTGTGAGGCGAAAGCCCTCACACGGGTCCTTCCTTCGTGACGGTGATGAAGTCGGTTCCGGTTCCCGTCTCCATCTGGTGACTGAGGTCGGAGATGGTGATCGAGCTGCCGGTTGAAAGCTCCTGCTCGATCCGGGTGCGTATCGCCGCCGGTATATCGAGACGGCTGAGCACGGCGCTCAACTGGTCGAAGCCGCCGGGTGCTTCGGTAACCGTAATGCCGAGGCGTTTGCGGGCGGCGGCCGGCAGGTGGTTTTCAAGCGTCACGCCGTTCCATTCGGCGGTTCCCGCGGTGCGATCCACGGCAACGGCCTCGAAGAAATGGGTTCCGAGCGCGATGTCGGGATCCCTGATGTCGATAGCCGCTTCAAACAGTGGTTTGAAATCCTGCCGCACCATGATCTGGCCATTTGGCGGATGATCTTCACCGGCGGATTCGTAGAGCGCTTTCACAAAGGCGTCGGTCAGAAGCGGCCCGGTCGTCTTCAACCCTTTCCAGCGCTTGAAACCGTTCGCGGCACTGATCGTCATCTCCCCGGCGTAACCATCCGCAGAACCGGCGTCGAAGCCGAGCCGGGTCAGTACGGCCTGAACATCCATCACCTTTTCCCGCTCACCACGCCGGGTAATGAGAATGCGCAGGGGCGAGGGGGCCTTGGCCTTCGCCGCCGGTCTGACGGCCTGCGTTTTTTCATTGACGGCAACCTCGACCGCACCCAGTGCGGCATCGAAGGTCGCCGGGCGCAGCTCGACATCCGAGAGAAGCAGCTTGCCGTCATCGGCATCGTCACGCGGGGAAAACAGCGCGGGATGTTGCACGAAGCGCAGCGAAACCGGGCGATCGGTGATGATGACATGCACCCCGGCCCGCGTATCACCAAACAGTGACTTGGCGAATTTCGAGGGCAGGCGCACGCAGCCATGCGAGGCCGGATAGTTCGGCACCTTGCCTTCGTGCAGCGCGATGCCGGACCATGTCAGCCGCTGC comes from Rhizobium rhizogenes and encodes:
- a CDS encoding ribonuclease J — translated: MAKQDELVFLPLGGVGEIGMNLALYGYGPESKRQWIMVDCGVTFAGPDLPGVDLVLPDISYIAEQKKNLKGIIITHAHEDHYGALNDLWPGLNVPVYASGFTAGMLEAKRAYEGTRAEIPVTPFKAGDRINVGPFEIEAVGVNHSIPEPMSLVIRTPLGNVIHTGDWKIDEAPSLGPLTDEARFRAIGEEGVLALMCDSTNSVRDGVSPSEHEVSEGLRQIIENAEGRVAVTTFSSNVGRIRSIAQAAEAAGREVLLLGSSLKRVVHVSQDLGIMEGIKPFLAEDEYGYIPRDKVVLILTGSQGEPRAALAKLSRDEMRNVALAAGDTVVFSSRAIPGNEKAIIDIKNGLIEQGVHIVTDNEALVHVSGHPRRNELLKMYEWTKPQIVVPVHGEAAHLVAQKELAEQAGISQVPKVRNGNILRLAPGPAEVIDDAPHGRVFKDGNLIGDMDEMGISNRRKLSFAGHVSVNVVLDSRYDFLGDPDVVPFGLPEFDDEGEDMEDTLYDAVLGAVESIPRARRKDLELLREAVRRAVRAAANQTWGKKPIVTVFVTKV
- a CDS encoding DUF1467 family protein → MRYKQRIAQEDVMPLLSVFAVYFIVWWTVLFIVLPIGLRTQAEEGDVALGTVASAPSRFRGGRIVLWTTLISALICGVWYGGSWWFGFSLDDLPRIVPVYD
- the proS gene encoding proline--tRNA ligase, translating into MRLSRYFMPILKENPKEAEIVSHRLMLRAGMIRQQSAGIYSWLPLGKRVLDKVNRIIREEQDRSGAIELLMPTLQTAELWQESGRYDDYGKEMLRIKDRQDRQMLYGPTNEEMITDIFRSYVKSYKNLPLNLYHIQLKFRDEVRPRFGTMRSREFLMKDAYSFDLTKEDAIHSYNKMFVAYLRTFERLGLRAIPMRADTGPIGGNHSHEFIILADTGESEVFCHKSFLDRAIPAENTDFDDVEALQGVFNEWTADYAATSEMHDEAAYDAIPEGERLSARGIEVGHIFYFGTKYSEPMGAKVQGKDGKEHPVHMGSYGIGPTRLVPAIIEASHDENGIIWPASVAPFDVVIVNMKAGDEACDAACEKLYYQLSNAGKDVLYDDTDDRAGQKFATADLIGVPLQIIVGPRSVANGEVEVKDRKSGERETVTIEAAMNRVLG
- a CDS encoding lipoprotein-releasing ABC transporter permease subunit, with translation MAKAEAEKSAAPAVREKTARPFSAFERMVAWRYLRSRRKEAFISVIAGFSFVGIMLGVATLIIVMAVMNGFRTELISRILGINGHMIVQPIDQPFNNYDELAKKFAAVPGVTMALPLVEGQTLASGRGGAGSGALVRGVRQEDIDKVKEVANNIKTGDLVGFMAGDGVLVGSRLAAQLGVTAGDDITLISPEGDVTPMGVNPRVKSYKISGVFEIGMSEYDASMIYMPLSEAQLYFNADGIVQSIELYVSRPDDVDGIRPLVEQAAGRQIYITDWRQRNQTFFSALQVERNVMFMILTLIVLVAALNIISGLIMLVKDKGSDIAILRTMGASSGAVMRIFFMTGAAIGMVGTFAGVALGVIVCLNVESIRQFFSWISGTVLFDPQLYFLSQLPAEMDISETITVVIMALTLSFLATIFPAWRASRLDPVQALRYE
- a CDS encoding ABC transporter ATP-binding protein, whose protein sequence is MAKKTVLRLTGVERTYGQGETSLSILRKADFELRSGEMVALVAPSGTGKSTLLHLAGLLEHPDAGEIFINGAPCQGLPDETRTAIRRSDIGFVYQFHHLLPEFSAVENVMMPQLIAGLAPAEAHKRASALLDYMRVGHRGEHRPAELSGGEQQRVAIARAVANAPLLLLADEPTGNLDPETAHYVFDALEALVRQSGLAALIATHNHELAARMDRRVTLADGKIVDF
- the dnaE gene encoding DNA polymerase III subunit alpha, coding for MGDTVVRAEISDKTLKTPGFVHLRVHSAYSLLEGALPLKKIMSKAVADGQPAIAITDTNNLFVALEFSEKARDEGLQPIIGCQLSIDMQDAAEDRRSHNSHLQKLPAIVLLAADAEGYERLVDLVSRAYLEGEGSGHSVHITRAWLEEASNAGLIALTGATGGPVDMALKEGHAAQAKERLLALKSLFGDRLYIELQRQSGYDRSHERRLIGLAYEHDIPLVATNEAFFPSKADYEAHDALMAVAHNAIVSDDNRFRLTPDHYLKSREEMTALFADLPEALENTVEIALRCSYVLKKRGPILPRFTGASDDPEAAERAEAEELRRQAVEGLDQRLAALGMAPGYTEQEYRERLDFELGVISRMKFPGYFLIVADFIKWAKQHDIPVGPGRGSGAGSLVAYALTITDVDPLRFSLLFERFLNPERVSMPDFDIDFCQDRREEVIRYVQAKYGREQVAQIITFGSLQARAALRDVGRVLEMPYGQVDKICKLVPNNPANPTPLSKAIEEEPRLQEEADKEPVVARLLDIAQKIEGLYRHASTHAAGIVIGDRPLSKLVPMYRDPRSDMPVTQFNMKWVESAGLVKFDFLGLKTLTVLKVAVDFVAKRGITVDLAAIPLEDARTYEMLSRGETIGVFQVESAGMRKALIGMRPDCIEDIIALVALYRPGPMENIPVYNARKHGEEELESIHPTIDHLLKETQGVIVYQEQVMQIAQVLSGYSLGEADLLRRAMGKKIKEEMDKQRERFVDGAIENGVSKPQANTIFDLLAKFANYGFNKSHAAAYAIVSYQTAYMKAHYPVEFLAASMTLDMANTEKLNDFRQDAGRLGIEVVAPSVQTSFRQFETGENRIYYSLAAIKGVGEGAVEHIVQVRDGKPFTSLEDFCLRIDPKQINRRVLESLINAGAFDCFGRDRAELIGGLDRIIGYAQMAQNNRTIGQSDMFGSGGGNGPEKLVLPAFQPWLASEKLLREYQVLGFYLTAHPLDTYRPVLEKLRVQNFADFSAAVKQGATAGRLAGTVTGKQERKTRTGNKMGIVTFSDASGQYEAVLFSEGLGQFRDLLEVGKSLVITVQAEERPEGIGLRIQTAQSLEEKSVQMQKALRVYVRDSGPLKTVARHLNTRGDGSVYFIVIKDEGSREIEVELTEKYRISPEIAAALRSAPGVVDVELV
- a CDS encoding L,D-transpeptidase family protein produces the protein MSLRFRLAAGMLSASFLAFPALAADGRALQILVSKSDQSLSLYENGEIIATSKVSTGKAGHETPSGIFSILEKRKYHESNIYSAAPMPFMQRLTWSGIALHEGKVPNYPASHGCVRLPSKFAKSLFGDTRAGVHVIITDRPVSLRFVQHPALFSPRDDADDGKLLLSDVELRPATFDAALGAVEVAVNEKTQAVRPAAKAKAPSPLRILITRRGEREKVMDVQAVLTRLGFDAGSADGYAGEMTISAANGFKRWKGLKTTGPLLTDAFVKALYESAGEDHPPNGQIMVRQDFKPLFEAAIDIRDPDIALGTHFFEAVAVDRTAGTAEWNGVTLENHLPAAARKRLGITVTEAPGGFDQLSAVLSRLDIPAAIRTRIEQELSTGSSITISDLSHQMETGTGTDFITVTKEGPV